The Pyrus communis chromosome 9, drPyrComm1.1, whole genome shotgun sequence genome has a segment encoding these proteins:
- the LOC137746194 gene encoding pentatricopeptide repeat-containing protein At1g05600-like, which yields MGIRWPRLLTPTHLSQIIRKQKNPLTALQIFTQVKSKYPNYRHNGPVYATMISILGNSGRIAEMKDVINKMKNDSCECKDSVFATAIKTYAQAGLLEDAVSLFNNISKFNCVNWTHSFNTLLEIMVNESKLEAAHRIFVEHCCGWEVSSRVRSLNLLMLALCRKGRSDIALQIFQEMDYQHCNPDRESYRILMRGLCEDKRLNEATHLLYSMFWRISQKGCGEDVVIYRTLLDALCDNGEIDKAVEILGKILRKGLKAPKRFRYNLDLSCYGNGKDTGGVKLLINEALVRGGIPSLASYSAMAIDLYNENKIGEADKVLKEMRDNGFRPTEWVFEAKVAALSSEKKVVEAVEVIEKEMVEANCVPTLRVYNVVIRCLCSEGQSVLAITYLKKMEKQVSCVADKKTYGILVDGLCEERRFLEASQVLQEMLIKSHWSCAETYSRVIRGLCSVGRQYEAVMWLEEMLSRAMLPEHLLWNSLVASVCSNIANVENCSEGLLVLTEFGRPLMHDHLVTGTDTISDWRPLHHATNSEANYSFFSVRLRSGDGLVSAKGFRLTDEEIY from the exons ATGGGTATAAGATGGCCGAGGCTGCTAACACCCACACATCTCTCTCAGATTATACGAAAGCAGAAAAACCCATTGACGGCCCTCCAAATTTTCACTCAAGTGAAATCCAAGTACCCCAATTACCGTCACAATGGTCCAGTCTACGCCACCATGATCAGCATTCTCGGAAACTCTGGCCGAATTGCTGAGATGAAGGACGTGATTAACAAGATGAAAAATGATTCCTGTGAATGCAAAGATTCAGTTTTTGCAACTGCAATTAAAACCTACGCGCAAGCTGGATTGCTGGAGGATGCAGTGTCTCTGTTTAATAACATTTCCAAGTTCAACTGTGTGAACTGGACGCATTCTTTCAATACCCTTTTGGAGATTATGGTGAATGAGTCCAAGCTTGAAGCTGCTCATCGCATTTTTGTGGAGCATTGTTGTGGGTGGGAGGTGAGCTCTCGGGTTCGGTCCTTGAATTTGCTCATGCTTGCTTTGTGCCGGAAGGGTCGTTCAGATATTGCCCTGCAAATTTTCCAAGAAATGGATTATCAGCATTGTAATCCGGATAGGGAAAGTTATCGGATTTTGATGAGAGGGTTGTGTGAAGATAAGAGGCTCAATGAGGCAACCCATTTGTTGTACTCTATGTTTTGGAGGATTTCTCAGAAGGGTTGTGGTGAAGATGTTGTAATTTATAGAACCTTGTTGGATGCCTTGTGTGATAATGGGGAGATTGACAAAGCTGTCGAAATTCTTGGTAAGATATTAAGGAAGGGGCTCAAGGCCCCTAAGCGGTTTCGATACAATCTTGATCTCAGTTGTTATGGAAATGGCAAAGACACGGGAGGCGTGAAGCTGTTGATTAATGAAGCTCTGGTTAGAGGTGGGATTCCCAGCTTGGCAAGCTATAGTGCTATGGCAATTGATCTCTACAATGAAAATAAGATTGGTGAGGCTGACAAAGTACTCAAGGAAATGCGAGATAACGGCTTTAGGCCAACAGAGTGGGTCTTTGAAGCAAAGGTGGCTGCATTGAGTAGTGAAAAGAAAGTCGTTGAAGCAGTGGAGGTGATTGAAAAGGAGATGGTGGAGGCAAACTGTGTACCAACTCTAAGAGTGTACAATGTTGTGATTAGATGCCTTTGTAGTGAAGGGCAATCGGTTCTTGCCATTACATATTTGAAGAAGATGGAAAAGCAGGTGAGTTGTGTTGCTGACAAGAAAACTTATGGCATTTTAGTGGATGGGCTTTGTGAGGAGAGACGATTTCTGGAAGCAAGTCAAGTATTGCAAGAGATGTTGATCAAGTCACATTGGTCCTGTGCTGAGACTTACAGTCGAGTGATTAGGGGTCTTTGCTCAGTGGGCAGGCAATATGAAGCTGTTATGTGGTTGGAGGAGATGTTAAGTCGGGCTATGCTACCGGAGCATTTGCTATGGAACTCATTGGTGGCATCTGTGTGTTCTAACATAGCCAATGTTGAG AATTGCAGTGAGGGTCTTCTTGTTTTGACGGAATTTGGAAGACCGTTAATGCATGATCATCTTGTTACAGGAACAGATACCATATCAGACTG GCGTCCATTACACCACGCCACAAATTCGGAGGCAAATTACTCCTTTTTTTCAGTAAGGCTACGTTCGGGTGATGGACTTGTAAGTGCCAAGGGATTTAGGCTAACCGATGAAGAGATATACTAA